In the genome of Populus trichocarpa isolate Nisqually-1 chromosome 6, P.trichocarpa_v4.1, whole genome shotgun sequence, one region contains:
- the LOC7468088 gene encoding B3 domain-containing transcription repressor VAL2 isoform X2, translating to MASSSSSIKSCMNATCGVSTSNSGGWRKGWALRSGDFAILCDNCGSAYEQSIFCEVFHSKDSGWRECTSCSKRLHCGCIASRSLLELLDGGGVNCTSCSRTSGVGPMNGDEKPNGFGKPKVDTVGELHSASADSQLAAETKLMQLGNCIDGIGTRNLLQLQSDETNGSYRKMKQEDILPPVGEIASTIFSNFNQASNASCQTAKPEIHRTVTAAKDLYESLAQTNLSMSLGSSLGNPNLFPGGVVDERVPSKASSPLQQGPRSRHLLPKPPKSALSMDANAGMVSQIRVARPPAEGRGRNQLLPRYWPRITDQELQQISGDPNSTIVPLFEKVLSASDAGRIGRLVLPKACAEAYFPPISQPEGLPLRIQDVKGKEWVFQFRFWPNNNSRMYVLEGVTPCIQSMKLQAGDTVTFSRMDPEGKLVMGFRKASNSIAMQSLKGSTDTHLSALSKHLHSASGDISWNKSEKQEDRTRDGLLLPSLMVPERKRTRNIGSKSKRLLIDSLDAFELKLTWEEAQDLLRPAPSVKPSIVTIEDHDFEEYEEPPVFGKRSIFIVRSIGGQEQWAQCDSCSKWRRLPVDVLLPPKWTCVDNAWDQSRCSCSAPDELAPRELENLLRLNKDFKKRKITSSHQPAQELESSGLDALANAAILGDVGEQSTTAVVATTTKHPRHRPGCSCIVCIQPPSGKGKHKPTCTCNVCMTVKRRFKTLMMRKKKRQSEREAEIAQKTQHLVGPKDEAEIESSSKLASIPRDPSDNEARSGNELESKGQSNNLSNKLADSGKGHLDLNCHPDREEDSQAGLSRMSMTSFLQVATLPLDTYLKQNGLASLSEQQASSASHVPPQTGENEGKINDDCQPATAAPEQESGGEENDEPGPDQSQNDPV from the exons atggcGTCCTCGTCCTCGTCGATTAAGAGTTGCATGAATGCAACTTGTGGAGTCTCAACGTCAAATTCTGGCGGGTGGAGAAAAGGCTGGGCACTGCGATCTGGTGATTTCGCCATTCTCTGCGATAACTGCGG GTCTGCATATGAGCAATCGATTTTTTGTGAAGTTTTCCACTCAAAGGATTCTGGGTGGAGGGAGTGCACTTCATGCAGCAAG CGTCTCCATTGTGGATGCATTGCTTCCAGGTCCCTGCTTGAGCTACTTGATGGTGGTGGTGTGAACTGTACAAGCTGTTCTAGAACTTCTGGAGTTGGTCCT ATGAATGGTGATGAAAAACCTAATGGATTTGGCAAGCCAAAAGTTGATACCGTTGGGGAACTGCATTCTGCGTCTGCCGACAGCCAGTTGGCAGCTGAAACAAAGCTTATGCAGTTAGGCAATTGTATTGATGGTATAGGCACGAGGAATTTGCTTCAATTACAGAGTGATGAGACAAACGGGTCTTACAGGAAAATGAAACAGGAGGATATACTACCTCCTGTGGGAGAAATTGCAAGCACAATTTTCTCGAATTTTAACCAAGCATCCAATGCATCATGTCAAACTGCCAAACCGGAGATTCATAGAACAGTTACTGCAGCAAAAGATTTATACGAATCACTAGCGCAAACAAACTTGAGTATGAGCCTGGGTTCTTCTTTAGGAAATCCAAATCTCTTTCCTGGAGGTGTTGTTGATGAAAGGGTACCGAGTAAGGCATCCTCTCCACTCCAACAAGGACCCAGGTCTCGCCATCTATTGCCAAAGCCTCCAAAGTCAGCCCTTTCTATGGATGCAAATGCTGGCATGGTCTCACAGATACGCGTTGCTAGGCCACCTGCTGAAGGACGGGGACGGAATCAGTTGCTTCCTCGTTATTGGCCTAGGATTACAGATCAAGAATTGCAGCAAATATCTGGAGA TCCAAATTCCACCATTGTCCCATTGTTTGAAAAGGTTCTCAGTGCGAGCGATGCTGGTCGCATTGGTCGTTTGGTTCTCCCTAAAGCATGTGCTGAA GCTTATTTCCCTCCCATCTCTCAACCTGAGGGTCTTCCTCTACGGATTCAAGATGTAAAGGGTAAAGAGTGGGTATTTCAGTTCAGATTTTGGCCTAACAATAACAGCAGGATGTATGTCTTGGAGGGTGTAACTCCGTGCATACAGTCCATGAAATTACAAGCTGGAGATACTG TAACATTTAGTCGTATGGACCCAGAAGGAAAACTTGTCATGGGGTTTAGAAAAGCATCAAACTCTATAGCAATGCAG TCACTAAAGGGAAGCACCGACACACACTTAAGTGCATTGTCCAAACATTTGCATTCAGCTAGTGGTGATATTAGCTGGAATAAATCTGAGAAGCAAGAAGACAGGACAAGGGATGGCTTGCTGCTACCATCATTGATGGTTCCTGAGAGAAAAAGAACACGCAATATTGGGTCTAAAAGTAAGAGGCTACTAATTGATAGCCTAGATGCTTTTGAGCTGAAACTTACATGGGAAGAGGCACAGGATTTGCTTCGCCCAGCACCAAGTGTCAAGCCTAGTATTGTCACCATCGAGGATCATGATTTTGAAGAATATGAA GAACCTCCAGTTTTTGGGAAGAGGAGTATCTTTATAGTTCGTTCAATTGG GGGGCAAGAGCAATGGGCCCAGTGTGATAGCTGCTCCAAGTGGCGAAGGCTGCCAGTTGATGTTCTTCTTCCACCGAAGTGGACATGTGTGGACAATGCCTGGGATCAAAGCAG GTGTTCTTGTTCTGCTCCAGATGAATTAGCCCCAAGGGAATTGGAAAATCTTCTCAGACTGAACAAGG ATTTCAAGAAACGGAAAATTACTAGCAGTCATCAGCCAGCCCAGGAACTTGAATCTTCTGGTCTGGATGCACTGGCCAATGCTGCAATCCTCGGGGATGTGGGTGAGCAAAGCACTACTGCTGTTGTTGCAACCACAACAAAACACCCTAGACACCGTCCTGGCTGTTCATGCATTGTGTGTATCCAGCCCCCGAGCGGGAAGGGGAAGCACAAGCCTACATGCACATGTAATGTCTGCATGACAGTAAAACGCCgttttaaaactttaatgatGCGCAAAAAGAAGCGTCAGTCAGAGCGTGAAGCAGAGATTGCCCAGAAGACTCAGCATTTGGTGGGTCCCAAAGATGAAGCTGAAATAGAGAGTAGCTCTAAGCTTGCATCAATACCTAGAGATCCTTCGGATAATGAAGCCAGGTCAGGGAATGAGTTAGAATCCAAAGGCCAAAGCAATAATCTGTCAAACAAATTGGCTGACTCAGGCAAGGGACATCTAGATTTAAACTGCCATCCTGACCGTGAAGAGGACTCACAAGCAGGGTTATCCCGAATGAGCATGACGAGTTTTCTTCAAGTAGCAACCCTTCCATTGGACACATATTTGAAGCAGAATGGTCTTGCAAGTTTATCTGAGCAACAAGCAAGTTCAGCATCACATGTCCCACCGCAAACGGGGGAAAATGAAGGGAAAATTAATGATGATTGTCAACCTGCCACGGCTGCACCAGAGCAGGAGAGCGGAGGTGAAGAGAATGATGAACCCGGACCAGACCAAAGCCAAAATGACCCTGTCTAA
- the LOC18100014 gene encoding probable serine/threonine-protein kinase PBL1, which produces MGCFTVLKSKKKRPEASVSIKRVNLKEQIPTTLPEPQVQTRSLQSAPPSFRTRAKPVQPEIKVTSNRARALSAPESLDAAEQDALASSECEELEESKNRVGNAKEQRLPGPQPLPLPSPQGGAVLKPMSSFKAVNCSGPLYASGPLPRPPGGTLRNFSYEEILSACRNFSSDRCVSEGLSSIMFWASFGDDASSSKRFEASVTRLHSSSQGLKEFINEVNTLASLQHPNLCKLLGYHARDGSDQRMLVYERLYHGSLDRLLYGRSDGPPIDWNTRMKIALCAAQGLTFLHEEGPFQAMYNEFSTANIQIDKDFSAKLSGYGCVGHIPETEISNSSVAAANLSVETVERGLLTPKSNVWSFAIVLLELLTGRKNLDSRHPREERNLVKWTRPFLADDCRLSLIMDPQLKCRFPAKAARTLADIALRCLQKDPLERLTMRTIVEHLKVIQDMKYSSRFPLQEPAAVAGKQMSRSPSLNGIITPTPRLSFSQSPPSRARPSISPTRPRALPLSLPPRACSSTLSLEELELELERQESRKSSSSAVRRPSVEGF; this is translated from the exons ATGGGCTGTTTCACAGTTTTGAAgagcaaaaagaaaaggccaGAGGCGTCAGTTTCCATCAAGCGTGTTAATCTTAAGGAGCAAATACCAACTACTCTGCCTGAGCCCCAGGTCCAAACTCGGTCATTGCAGTCAGCACCCCCTAGTTTCAGGACCAGAGCGAAGCCTGTTCAACCAGAAATCAAAGTAACTAGCAATAGGGCACGGGCGTTATCAGCTCCAGAAAGCCTTGATGCAGCGGAACAAGATGCTCTTGCATCATCTGAATGTGAAGAGCTTGAAGAGTCAAAAAACCGAGTTGGAAATGCAAAGGAACAACGGCTTCCAGGTCCACAACCCCTTCCACTCCCTTCACCTCAGGGTGGTGCTGTACTGAAGCCTATGAGTAGCTTTAAAGCAGTGAATTGCAGTGGCCCTCTCTATGCTTCTGGACCATTACCGCGTCCTCCAGGTGGAACACTGAGAAacttttcatatgaagaaaTTCTATCTGCTTGCCGCAATTTCTCTTCAGATCGATGTGTATCTGAAGGTCTTTCATCCATAATGTTCTGGGCTTCCTTTGGGGATGATGCTTCAAGTTCAAAGAGGTTCGAAGCTAGTGTTACTCGCCTTCATTCATCATCTCAG GGTTTAAAAGAGTTTATAAACGAGGTTAATACCCTTGCATCTTTGCAACATCCAAACTTGTGCAAATTGCTTGGCTATCATGCACGTGATGGGTCTGACCAGAGAATGCTGGTGTATGAGAGGCTTTATCATGGAAGCTTGGATCGGCTGCTGTATGGAAGATCTGATGGGCCTCCCATTGACTGGAACACCAGGATGAAAATTGCCTTATGTGCTGCACAAGGTCTTACTTTTTTGCATGAAGAAGGACCTTTCCAG GCAATGTACAATGAGTTCTCTACTGCCAACATACAAATCGACAAAGACTTCAGTGCAAAGCTTTCAGGATATGGTTGTGTTGGCCATATTCCTGAAACAGAGATCTCTAACAGTTCAGTG GCTGCAGCAAATCTCTCAGTGGAGACAGTAGAGAGAGGGTTATTGACTCCAAAGAGCAACGTTTGGAGCTTTGCAATTGTTCTTCTTGAACTACTCACTGGCCGGAAGAATCTTGATAGCCGTCATCCTAGGGAAGAGAGAAACTTAGTTAAGTGGACCCGGCCTTTTCTAGCTGATGACTGTCGACTATCGCTGATTATGGATCCTCAGTTAAAATGCCGTTTCCCAGCAAAAGCAGCCCGGACATTGGCTGACATTGCTCTAAGATGTCTTCAGAAGGATCCATTGGAAAGACTAACCATGAGAACCATTGTTGAGCATCTCAAAGTTATACAAGACATGAAATACTCCAGTCGCTTTCCTCTGCAAGAACCAGCTGCAGTTGCTGGAAAGCAAATGTCCAGATCACCTAGTCTTAATGGAATTATTACCCCAACACCAAGGTTAAGTTTCTCACAATCTCCGCCGTCAAGAGCCCGGCCATCCATTTCCCCGACTAGGCCTCGTGCTTtacctctctctcttcctcctcGTGCATGTTCCTCAACTCTCTCTCTTGAGGAACTGGAACTGGAACTGGAACGGCAAGAAAGCAggaaatcatcatcatcagctgTTCGAAGGCCAAGTGTTGAAGGATTTTGA
- the LOC7468088 gene encoding B3 domain-containing transcription repressor VAL2 isoform X1 → MASSSSSIKSCMNATCGVSTSNSGGWRKGWALRSGDFAILCDNCGSAYEQSIFCEVFHSKDSGWRECTSCSKRLHCGCIASRSLLELLDGGGVNCTSCSRTSGVGPMNGDEKPNGFGKPKVDTVGELHSASADSQLAAETKLMQLGNCIDGIGTRNLLQLQSDETNGSYRKMKQEDILPPVGEIASTIFSNFNQASNASCQTAKPEIHRTVTAAKDLYESLAQTNLSMSLGSSLGNPNLFPGGVVDERVPSKASSPLQQGPRSRHLLPKPPKSALSMDANAGMVSQIRVARPPAEGRGRNQLLPRYWPRITDQELQQISGDPNSTIVPLFEKVLSASDAGRIGRLVLPKACAEAYFPPISQPEGLPLRIQDVKGKEWVFQFRFWPNNNSRMYVLEGVTPCIQSMKLQAGDTVTFSRMDPEGKLVMGFRKASNSIAMQDTQPSAIPNGVPSSESYFSGVFENLPIISGYSGLLQSLKGSTDTHLSALSKHLHSASGDISWNKSEKQEDRTRDGLLLPSLMVPERKRTRNIGSKSKRLLIDSLDAFELKLTWEEAQDLLRPAPSVKPSIVTIEDHDFEEYEEPPVFGKRSIFIVRSIGGQEQWAQCDSCSKWRRLPVDVLLPPKWTCVDNAWDQSRCSCSAPDELAPRELENLLRLNKDFKKRKITSSHQPAQELESSGLDALANAAILGDVGEQSTTAVVATTTKHPRHRPGCSCIVCIQPPSGKGKHKPTCTCNVCMTVKRRFKTLMMRKKKRQSEREAEIAQKTQHLVGPKDEAEIESSSKLASIPRDPSDNEARSGNELESKGQSNNLSNKLADSGKGHLDLNCHPDREEDSQAGLSRMSMTSFLQVATLPLDTYLKQNGLASLSEQQASSASHVPPQTGENEGKINDDCQPATAAPEQESGGEENDEPGPDQSQNDPV, encoded by the exons atggcGTCCTCGTCCTCGTCGATTAAGAGTTGCATGAATGCAACTTGTGGAGTCTCAACGTCAAATTCTGGCGGGTGGAGAAAAGGCTGGGCACTGCGATCTGGTGATTTCGCCATTCTCTGCGATAACTGCGG GTCTGCATATGAGCAATCGATTTTTTGTGAAGTTTTCCACTCAAAGGATTCTGGGTGGAGGGAGTGCACTTCATGCAGCAAG CGTCTCCATTGTGGATGCATTGCTTCCAGGTCCCTGCTTGAGCTACTTGATGGTGGTGGTGTGAACTGTACAAGCTGTTCTAGAACTTCTGGAGTTGGTCCT ATGAATGGTGATGAAAAACCTAATGGATTTGGCAAGCCAAAAGTTGATACCGTTGGGGAACTGCATTCTGCGTCTGCCGACAGCCAGTTGGCAGCTGAAACAAAGCTTATGCAGTTAGGCAATTGTATTGATGGTATAGGCACGAGGAATTTGCTTCAATTACAGAGTGATGAGACAAACGGGTCTTACAGGAAAATGAAACAGGAGGATATACTACCTCCTGTGGGAGAAATTGCAAGCACAATTTTCTCGAATTTTAACCAAGCATCCAATGCATCATGTCAAACTGCCAAACCGGAGATTCATAGAACAGTTACTGCAGCAAAAGATTTATACGAATCACTAGCGCAAACAAACTTGAGTATGAGCCTGGGTTCTTCTTTAGGAAATCCAAATCTCTTTCCTGGAGGTGTTGTTGATGAAAGGGTACCGAGTAAGGCATCCTCTCCACTCCAACAAGGACCCAGGTCTCGCCATCTATTGCCAAAGCCTCCAAAGTCAGCCCTTTCTATGGATGCAAATGCTGGCATGGTCTCACAGATACGCGTTGCTAGGCCACCTGCTGAAGGACGGGGACGGAATCAGTTGCTTCCTCGTTATTGGCCTAGGATTACAGATCAAGAATTGCAGCAAATATCTGGAGA TCCAAATTCCACCATTGTCCCATTGTTTGAAAAGGTTCTCAGTGCGAGCGATGCTGGTCGCATTGGTCGTTTGGTTCTCCCTAAAGCATGTGCTGAA GCTTATTTCCCTCCCATCTCTCAACCTGAGGGTCTTCCTCTACGGATTCAAGATGTAAAGGGTAAAGAGTGGGTATTTCAGTTCAGATTTTGGCCTAACAATAACAGCAGGATGTATGTCTTGGAGGGTGTAACTCCGTGCATACAGTCCATGAAATTACAAGCTGGAGATACTG TAACATTTAGTCGTATGGACCCAGAAGGAAAACTTGTCATGGGGTTTAGAAAAGCATCAAACTCTATAGCAATGCAG GACACCCAACCATCTGCCATTCCTAATGGTGTTCCTTCAAGTGAAAGTTACTTTTCGGGTGTTTTTGAGAACCTGCCTATAATAAGTGGTTACTCTGGCCTTCTTCAGTCACTAAAGGGAAGCACCGACACACACTTAAGTGCATTGTCCAAACATTTGCATTCAGCTAGTGGTGATATTAGCTGGAATAAATCTGAGAAGCAAGAAGACAGGACAAGGGATGGCTTGCTGCTACCATCATTGATGGTTCCTGAGAGAAAAAGAACACGCAATATTGGGTCTAAAAGTAAGAGGCTACTAATTGATAGCCTAGATGCTTTTGAGCTGAAACTTACATGGGAAGAGGCACAGGATTTGCTTCGCCCAGCACCAAGTGTCAAGCCTAGTATTGTCACCATCGAGGATCATGATTTTGAAGAATATGAA GAACCTCCAGTTTTTGGGAAGAGGAGTATCTTTATAGTTCGTTCAATTGG GGGGCAAGAGCAATGGGCCCAGTGTGATAGCTGCTCCAAGTGGCGAAGGCTGCCAGTTGATGTTCTTCTTCCACCGAAGTGGACATGTGTGGACAATGCCTGGGATCAAAGCAG GTGTTCTTGTTCTGCTCCAGATGAATTAGCCCCAAGGGAATTGGAAAATCTTCTCAGACTGAACAAGG ATTTCAAGAAACGGAAAATTACTAGCAGTCATCAGCCAGCCCAGGAACTTGAATCTTCTGGTCTGGATGCACTGGCCAATGCTGCAATCCTCGGGGATGTGGGTGAGCAAAGCACTACTGCTGTTGTTGCAACCACAACAAAACACCCTAGACACCGTCCTGGCTGTTCATGCATTGTGTGTATCCAGCCCCCGAGCGGGAAGGGGAAGCACAAGCCTACATGCACATGTAATGTCTGCATGACAGTAAAACGCCgttttaaaactttaatgatGCGCAAAAAGAAGCGTCAGTCAGAGCGTGAAGCAGAGATTGCCCAGAAGACTCAGCATTTGGTGGGTCCCAAAGATGAAGCTGAAATAGAGAGTAGCTCTAAGCTTGCATCAATACCTAGAGATCCTTCGGATAATGAAGCCAGGTCAGGGAATGAGTTAGAATCCAAAGGCCAAAGCAATAATCTGTCAAACAAATTGGCTGACTCAGGCAAGGGACATCTAGATTTAAACTGCCATCCTGACCGTGAAGAGGACTCACAAGCAGGGTTATCCCGAATGAGCATGACGAGTTTTCTTCAAGTAGCAACCCTTCCATTGGACACATATTTGAAGCAGAATGGTCTTGCAAGTTTATCTGAGCAACAAGCAAGTTCAGCATCACATGTCCCACCGCAAACGGGGGAAAATGAAGGGAAAATTAATGATGATTGTCAACCTGCCACGGCTGCACCAGAGCAGGAGAGCGGAGGTGAAGAGAATGATGAACCCGGACCAGACCAAAGCCAAAATGACCCTGTCTAA